The proteins below come from a single Aptenodytes patagonicus chromosome 20, bAptPat1.pri.cur, whole genome shotgun sequence genomic window:
- the LOC143169213 gene encoding LOW QUALITY PROTEIN: olfactory receptor 10G4-like (The sequence of the model RefSeq protein was modified relative to this genomic sequence to represent the inferred CDS: inserted 2 bases in 2 codons; substituted 1 base at 1 genomic stop codon), protein MVVAEISGDKNSNILQTDIFAGNANPTPVHTSNKTVGYKVLGPSQNLGDERASLLVFFTIYTFTLLGNLLIRLILTADSRLWAPVHVFLGELSFLDLCFCSVFLPKMLEGFLKPLGIPISFHSCVAQPYSSQLLGRDQCFLYAVMSYGHCLALCNPLCYGAIMHRAVCVWLVAGTWLASSLXPAPHAIITSHLAYCGHIRHFFGDLPALLAMACAGTSANKAVIVFSIGDVTLGCFLSILTSYRCRARTILQICCAEGRQRAFSTCASHFTAMACFHGLCVFHLHGKXPXKGSLDRVVAVLYTVLTPLLNPLVYILRNKDVKAAGICSHPVNNWQGCSV, encoded by the exons atgGTTGTTGCAGAGATCTCTGGggacaaaaatagtaatattctgcAGACGGACATCTTTGCTGGGAACGCCAACCCCACTCCAGTCCACACGAGCAATAAAACTGTGGGCTACAAGGTGCTGGGCCCTTCTCAAAATCTGGG AGATGAGCGTGcttcccttcttgtgtttttcaccatCTATACCTTCACCCTCCTGGGCAACCTCCTCATCCGGCTAATTTTGACAGCTgactccaggctgtgggcacccgtgcatgttttcctgggcgagctctctttcctggatctctgcttctgcagtgtcttccttccaaagatgctggagggcttcctcaagccactgggcatacccatctccttccacagctgcgTGGCCCAGCcgtactcctcccagctgctgggcagggaccaaTGCTTCCTCTACGCTGTCATGTCCTATGGCCACTGCTTGGCTCTCTGCAACCCTCTGTGCTATGGGGCCATCATGCATCGGGCTGTGTGCGTCTGGCTGGTGGCGGGGACTTGGCTGgccagttccc ctcctgctccacatgcaATAATCACCTCCCATTTGGCTTACTGTGGGCACATCCGCCACTTCTTTGGtgatctgccagccctcctggccatggcTTGTGCTGGCACATCTGCCAACAAGGCTGTGATCGTCTTCAGTATTGGGGATGTGACCCttggctgcttcctctccatcctcacttCTTACAGGTGCAGAGCGAGAACCAtcctgcagatctgctgtgcagaaggcaggcaacgagctttctcaacctgtgcttcccatttcactgccatggcctgtttccatggtctgtgtgtctttcacctacatgggaagtgac tgaaagggtcactagacagagtggtggctgttctttacaccgttcttactcccctgctgaaccccttggtttacatcctaagaaacaaggatgtgaaagctgctggtatttgttcacatccagtaaacaactggcagggttgtagtgtttga